The Echeneis naucrates chromosome 8, fEcheNa1.1, whole genome shotgun sequence genome has a window encoding:
- the hoxb4a gene encoding homeobox protein Hox-B4a gives MAMSSYLINSNYVDPKFPPCEEYSQSDYLPSHSPDYYSSQRQEPAAFQPDSIYHHHQHHPHHQQRAEPPYTNCQRAAQPASVVMSPRGHVLPPAAVQTTPVPEHSHRCDSVTPSPPPPPSCGQTPHSQSTSSPASTRKDPVVYPWMKKVHVNIVSSNYTGGEPKRSRTAYTRQQVLELEKEFHYNRYLTRRRRVEIAHTLCLSERQIKIWFQNRRMKWKKDHKLPNTKVRSGTNSNTNSQSLTGSQNRSTGPL, from the exons ATGGCAATGAGCTCCTATTTGATAAACTCCAACTATGTGGACCCGAAGTTCCCACCTTGCGAGGAATACTCACAGAGTGACTATCTGCCCAGCCACTCTCCGGACTATTACAGCTCTCAGAGGCAGGAGCCTGCTGCCTTTCAACCGGACTCCATctaccatcatcatcagcaccacCCACACCACCAGCAGCGAGCCGAGCCGCCTTACACGAATTGCCAGCGCGCAGCGCAGCCCGCCTCGGTGGTCATGTCCCCCAGGGGTCACGTCCTTCCTCCGGCCGCGGTGCAGACTACCCCAGTGCCGGAGCACAGTCACCGCTGTGACTCGGTGACACCCAGCCCGCCTCCGCCTCCGTCTTGCGGCCAAACGCCCCACAGCCAAAGCACTTCTTCCCCTGCCAGCACTCGAAAGGACCCCGTCGTTTACCCGTGGATGAAGAAAGTCCATGTAAACATCG TGAGTTCAAACTACACAGGCGGTGAGCCGAAACGGTCTCGGACGGCCTACACGCGCCAGCAGGttctggagctggagaaggagttcCATTACAACCGGTACCTGACGCGCAGGCGCAGGGTGGAGATAGCGCACACACTGTGTCTGTCCGAGCGGCAGATCaagatctggttccagaaccggAGGATGAAATGGAAGAAGGACCACAAGCTGCCCAACACCAAGGTCCGCTCTGggacaaacagcaacacaaactccCAGTCCCTAACCGGCTCCCAGAACCGCTCCACCGGACCACTATAG